In Carassius gibelio isolate Cgi1373 ecotype wild population from Czech Republic chromosome B2, carGib1.2-hapl.c, whole genome shotgun sequence, a single genomic region encodes these proteins:
- the LOC127951291 gene encoding protein FAM163A-like, translating to MTAGTVVITGGILATVILLCIIAVLCYCRLQYYCCKRNESEGEAGSVADPQPQFACNACSAPGVDGAAVTPLSLPYDPASSHSYCPTCSPYYLRGTDEMRNGGERLSYMPTHYENHGATALGLAAMYGPVLSHRSTPDFYTNTRAISTDV from the exons ATGACAGCTGGAACTGTTGTCATAACCGGAGGAATTCTCGCGACAGTGATACTACTGTGTATCATTGCAGTGCTTTGTTACTGTAGACTCCAG TATTACTGCTGTAAGAGGAATGAGTCAGAAGGGGAGGCAGGCTCAGTCGCAGATCCTCAGCCACAGTTCGCCTGCAACGCATGCAGCGCTCCGGGAGTGGACGGGGCGGCCGTCACACCTCTCTCGCTGCCCTACGACCCCGCTTCGTCTCACAGCTACTGTCCGACTTGCTCACCCTACTACCTCCGTGGCACGGATGAGATGCGGAATGGCGGTGAACGCCTGTCTTACATGCCCACTCACTATGAGAACCATGGGGCCACTGCCCTTGGTCTGGCCGCCATGTACGGCCCTGTGCTGAGCCATCGCAGTACGCCAGACTTTTACACCAATACACGAGCCATCAGCACTGACGTCTGA
- the LOC127951290 gene encoding rab GTPase-activating protein 1-like produces the protein MMEEVSIAVAYDAHTFDQMSEEEILASLVVETLPKQVVPSKKPKLRDNQVQPEDPLDRYERENLKLQETSLRLEQENDDLAQKLVTSKIALRNALDQTEDQVDELTKELMKTKQLLMITEEEKKGKEEEATQLKEMFRKELDKAEADIKRSNNIIADYKQICSQLNAKLENQKAQADKELAVVKSKMLECEQCRHIFSMDGSIQLCSENEESSVQDEVKASLREQVQVLEKELAQTKLQMVESKCKIQELEHQNAVLTSELQAAKNTWLRKTLGSFRTAASSHQNSSQTDPAWSPAHNPHSSWVTRRLSWAHREGRAAKV, from the exons ATGATGGAAGAAGTGTCTATTGCTGTGGCCTATGATGCCCATACTTTTGACCAGATGTCCGAGGAGGAGATCCTGGCTAGTCTAGTAGTGGAGACTCTACCAAAGCAAGTG GTTCCCTCTAAAAAGCCAAAATTAAGAGATAACCAAGTGCAGCCAGAAGACCCACTCGACAGGTACGAG AGAGAAAACCTTAAGCTTCAGGAGACCAGTTTGCGCCTGGAGCAGGAGAATGATGACCTTGCACAAAAACTCGTCACCAGCAAGATTGCGCTGAGGAATGCTCTAGATCAG ACCGAGGACCAGGTGGATGAATTAACCAAGGAGCTAATGAAAACCAAACAGCTTCTGATGATTACAGAGGAGGAGAAAAAGGGAAAGGAGGAGGAGGCTACACAG CTGAAAGAGATGTTTAGGAAAGAGCTGGACAAAGCAGAAGCAGACATTAAGAGATCAAACAACATCATTGCCGACTACAAGCAG ATTTGCTCTCAGCTGAATGCTAAGCTTGAAAACCAGAAAGCTCAAGCAGACAAAGAGCTGGCAGTTGTCAAG AGCAAGATGCTGGAGTGCGAGCAGTGCAGACACATCTTTAGTATGGATGGATCAATTCAGCTGTGCTCTGAAAATGAAGAAAGCAGTGTTCAGGATGAAGTCAAAGCCTCTCTCAGAGAACAGGTCCAGGTGTTAGAGAAAGAGCTGGCTCAGACCAAGCTACAAATGGTGGAGTCTAAATGCAAGATACAG GAGTTGGAACACCAAAATGCAGTTCTGACGAGTGAACTTCAGGCAGCTAAAAACACGTGGCTCAGAAAAACTCTGGGCTCTTTCAGGACAGCTGCCAGCAGCCATCAGAACTCATCTCAAACAGATCCTGCCTGGAGTCCCGCTCATAACCCCCACTCCAGCTGGGTCACCAGAA